The DNA window ctgtgtgtgtgtgtgtcctgtgatggactggccctggtgtgtgtgtcctgtgatggactgtccctggtgtgtgtgtgtgtgtgtgtgtgtgtgtgtgtgtgtgtcctgtgatggactggtgtcctgtccagggtgtaccctgccttgtgcctgttgcttgctgggatagaccccagctcccctgtgaccctgaattggaagaagtgattTGGAAAACCGTGTCcccccctgcagctcccagctgacaaaccccactggagcccagcagtgtgagcctggccagtacctggaggggagactcctgggaaagctgaggctgctgctgggagaggtgtgagtggggccagcagggggcgctcaccctgcggtctgtgtgggtcctcatgccccagtatagtgacggggacactagactgtaaacaggcgccgtccttcggatgagacgtcaaaccgaggtcctgactctctggggtcattaacaatcccagggcgtctctcgacaagagtaggggtgttaccccagtgtcctgaccaaatttcccccctggcctttacccctcatggcctcctaataacccccctctctgaactggctccatccccctgctctcctccccactgagagctggtgtgtgtgagaggactggagcatcatccaggtggggctgcacactggtgggggtagtgggattccccctgacctgggaagtgctatataaatgtaagaattattattattattagaattgtattattattagaaaatggatggaaatatGGTTCCTTTTCCATTGACTTAAGTTATTCCCGAAGTATTTAAAGTGAAGCCTTTCCCATATCTACTGCAGGATCTTACATACAGCAGAGAACCTCGAACCCTGGACCCCTGGAGTACCAATCCAGTCACTCTCACAGATCAACCTGAACCATTCCTTCCATCCTTCGTCCAGTGTGCTCTTCCAAGGGACCCATCAGTAAGAAAAGAGAGCAGTTTGCTACATGACGGGGGGTTTAGAGGAGTAGAGGGGTGCCCAGATTTCCAATCCATAAGATCTCAATCGCATCCTCCAGCAAATCGCAGGCTTCACTGATCACCATTGCGAAGTTGTCAGCTCTAAGAAACAAGGGATTTGACCTTTAATGGTAAAACCTACTGCTCTGTGGCCCTCtttaaaacacagaatttgAAATGAGGGACATTGCACCAGAAAGCAGAACACAAAATTACAATTAGGAAATTCTACACGATTTTGCCCATCGTTATAGAAAACACAACATCGTTTCTCTGGGATCAGTTCGGAAATTGGTGACCAGATATATTTCTAAGATGTTTTACTCTCGCAGCCCAAAACTGCTGAAtagttttagtcttgaacaggaGACGGCAATTATCCTGGACTGTGAGGAACTGTCGAAGAACAAATGAAGATATTTGTTAGTTTCTCACACTCTCTGTTAGGATGTGGGAGACCATAGTGAACACACATGAGCTAGCTCACAAAACTCCCCTTTTACAATTAATATCTTGTTCTcagtctctctcagtgcagtgttaatgtactggagtgtccagtcagtgtgtgtgtatgaacccctctctctctcagtgcagtgttaatgtactggagtgtccagtcagtgtgtctgtattaacccctctctctctcagtgcagtgttaatgtactggagtgtccagtcagtgtgtctgtattaacccccctctcagtgcagtgttgagtgtccagtcagtgtttcTGCATTAGtttgtctctttctctctcctctctctccccctgtctctctctctctctatgaGAGCacagttaattaatttaaatggggTTCGGAGGTATTAACACAGAAGTACATTATGCAAATCAGAGCCATGCCAAGTCTATATAAAGTGACAGAGAGACTCTGAGACACTGAGATCCAGGCTGTGTCTGTCAGAATccacattattcttttttttttacaaattttgtCAATGTCATTATTACCAGTTGCTTCGATGTCTTTATTTTCCTCTTCCTAGCCGTCGCTGATCTTGGGTTCCGAATTTCTCTACAGTCCCGGACCAGCGCAGTCCTCTTTTTTCCCCATAAGGAGACAAGACGGTGGTGAATCGAACCCGTGTGCAGACACTCATCTTTATTGACttctactttttgtttttttaaaaaaaggctgttATTTCTATCAAGGTGAGTAACATctatcttgttttgttttttaattttagagatgagcaatgtttttttttatatatggaTTTTTCTGAGCTACGATTATCCGTCTAACCCTCTATGAGCACACAAGGAAAATTCATTTCGAGTATTTATTTGCAACATACCTTGATCCACATCGATTCTCAAACACCGAGCTAGCCGAACAGCTCATGTCGTTTTGTGATCGGGGGATGAAGACTGGGGAGAACCTTTGAATTCCAGTGATATCCCGCCACGATTTCAGAATATCTTGGTCGAACCATCAAGTGATACGAACTGCCAACGCAGCTGTGGAAACATCTCAACAGATCTGAGACGAACGCTTGTATTGCCTTTCGGGACAAGGAGCGGAGCTTTTTCTCCAGCCTGTGCCGTAGAGTCAAGCTGTGCTTTTTGATTATCGTATTGATTATTGACTAGTTGGGTCATCGTGGGTTGCTGGTGCCCGATTGCGTTGCGATTGCAGTGAAGCCCTCGTCTCTCGTTTTTCTCCGGTTTTCCTTCTCCCATTCTTTGCTCCCCGAGCTGCGCGTTGCAGAAGAGGGATTCGTGTTTGACGGGTTCAGGGATCGCTGATGCCAGGATGCGCCGTGTTGCGGTTTTTGCCGATTGGCTCTTGGTTCCAGATCGCCGATGCTGATGGGGTGATTTGGGCGGTGATGATGGTCCAATTCCAGATGTGATTTCTGATGTTTCATTCCAGATGCAGtgagtccaggctgtggtctgtGTGATGGCTGATGTCCAATTCCAGATGTGATTTCTGATGTTTCATTCCAGATGCAGtgagtccaggctgtggtctgtGTGATGGCTGATGTCCAATTCCAGATGTGATTTCTGATGTTTCATTCCAGATGTGAATGTTGATTTTAATTTGAGATACAGTGGGGCCAGACTGTGCTCTGTgtggttattgtttttttatttctaggtGTGATGATTGATTTTAAATTCCAGATGTGATTATTGATTTTCAATTCCAGATGTGATTTCTGATGTTTAATTCCAGATGTGAATGTTGATTTTAATTTGAGATATAGTGGGGCCAGACTGTGCTCTGTgtggttattgttttttttatttctaggtGTGATGATCGATTTTAAATTCCAGATGTGATTATTGATTTTCAATTCCAGATGCAGTGGGATcaagctgtgctctgtgtgattATTGATTTCTAGTTCCAGATATGATTATTGATTTTCAATTCCAGATGTGATTATTGATTTTCAATTCCAGATGTGATTATTGATTTCTAGTTCCAGATATGATTATTGATTTTCAATTCCAGATGTGATTATTGATTTCTAGTTCCAGACATGATTATTGATTTTCAATTCCAGATGTGATTATGGACTTGTAATTCCAGATACAGTGGTGTCGGACTGTGCTCTGTGTGATTATGGACTTGTAATTCCAGATACAGTGGTGTcggactgtgctgtgtgtgattaTGGACTTGTAATTCCAGAAACAGTGGTGTCGGATTGTGCTCTGTGTGATTATGGACTTGTAATTCCAGATACAGTGGTGTcggactgtgctgtgtgtgattaTGGACTTGTAATTCCAGATACAGTGGTGTCGGACTGTGCTCTGTGTGATTATGGACTTGTAATTCCAGATACAGTGGTGTCGGACTGTGCTCTGTGTGATTATGGACTTGTAATTCCAGATGCAGAGGGGTcgagctgtgctctgtgtgattATGGACTTGTAATTCCAGATACAGTGGTGTcggactgtgctgtgtgtgatttTGGACTTGTAATTCCAGATACAGTGGTGTCGGACTGTGCTCTGTGTGATTATGGACTTGTAATTCCAGATACAGTGGTGTCGGACTGTGCTCTGTGTGATTATGGACTTGTAATTCCAGATACAGTGGTGTCGGACTGTGCTCTGTGTGATTATGGACTTGTAATTCCAGATGCAGAGGGGTcgagctgtgctgtgtgtgattaTGGACTTGTAATTCCAGATACAGTGGTGTCGGACTGTGCTCTGTGTGATTATGGACTTGTAATTCCAGATACAGTGGTGTCGGACTGTGCTCTGTGTGATTATGGACTTGTAATTCCAGATGCAGAGGGGTcgagctgtgctgtgtgtgtctctggttCTGTCTGGAATTCTCTCTGAGTCTCTGGGGCTAGCTCTCACGGTAAATATgcactcatcatcatcattattatcatcatcatcatcatcattattattgttgttgttgttgctgcagttgttgttgttgctgctgttgatgtttttgttgttgttgctgctgttgctgcagttgttgttgctgttgttgttgttgttgttgttgctgttgttactgcagttgttgttgttgctgctgttgctgcagttgttgttgttgttgttgttgttgctgctgttgatgtttttgttgttgttgctgctgttgctgcagttgttgttgctgttgttgttgttgttgttgctgctgttgctgcagttgttgttgttgctgctgttgctgcagttgttgttgttgttgttgctgctgttgctgcagttgttgttgctgttgttgttgttgttgttgctgctgttgctgcagttgttgttgttgctgttgttgttgctgctgttgctgcagttgttgttgctgttgttgttgttgctgctgttgatgtttttgttgttgttgctgctgttgctgcagttgttgttgctgttattgctgctgttgttgttgccATTGCTGCTGTATTTGTTGCCGTTCCTGTAGtcgttgttgctgttattgctgctgttgttgttgccATTGCTGCAGTTGTTGTTGCTATTGTttctgctgttgttgctgctgctgttgctgcagttgctgctgttgctgttgctgcagttgctgttgctgttgctgctgctgctgccgccGAAGCGGTGGAGCGGCCCTTGAtctgggtgtgtctgtgtgtctcaggccCGGGACAGGCGCGGCTGGACCCTGAACAGCGCCGGCTACCTGCTGGGACCGCGTGAGTCTGCCTCCCCGCTCCGTCCAGCACCGGAACCGGCCTGACCCGCTCCGCCGCCGCCCCGGAACCCGCGGCTGAGCGCTCCACTCCCCCTCCGCTGTACAAACGCGCTGCGGTTACACTGGCGATACGGCGTCACTGTATTAGTGACGGTCCCTGTATTACCAGTGTAACTGCAGCGCGCTGGAGAGTCCGGGCTCAGATCCCCAGATCCGCGGTCGGTGCTGATCCATGTTCAGACCCACAAAGCTGCTCGCGACGGAACCGGCGCCGCTTTGATCCCGCGAGAGCCGGGTCCCCGGGCCCGTAAGGACTCTGCTCCCGTTCTGCTGAACGTCGCCGGCTGTCGGGACGGGTCCACGACCGGCCGACGGTCTCAATCCCTCCCCGTCCCAGTTCAGCCGCGCTGGACGGGGACACGGCCCCCCGAACCGGCCCGGCCCACGCCGGTCGCGGGTCGCGCAGTTTACGGTATAGAAACGCGGAAGTCCTCGGTATTTTAGAGTTCACGGCGTGTGAGCGCGCTTTTCGCTGCAAGAGCCGGTGCGAATCCACGCCACGCGTGATCCACGGGCGCCGGTCACTGTGAAATGAGACCCCCTGTTCTCGGGTGGGTCGGATCTCATTCTGTTCCTCCTTGCCCGGCGGGGGGAGGTCGGTATCGCTCCGTTAGTACTGTGAAGCCTTTGGTCCGTCTGCCCCCGTCGTGTCGCGGGTCTGGACCGGGTTTCGAACCGAACCGAGGCGGGGCGGGCTGAGAGACAGTTCCGCCGGCCACCCACGCGTGGAAGTGGACGATCCTCCCGGTTTTCGTCCGGCGTCCGCGTGTTTCCTGACCACGCTGGGAACTGGACTCGGGTTTTTACACCAGAGCAGCGGCGGGTACCACCGCTCTGCAAATCctctttattattataattattatcatcattCCCCGAGAGTTTTCCACTCCTTGTCCCGGGGCGTCCCTGTCTCCGGACCGGGGGGACAGTATTGGCTCGGTGTTCCGGTCCTCATCAGGAACTAACCAAGGCGGCACCGCCAGGCCGGGCTCGACCCCAGGCCCGTCTCCCCTGCACCCCTGTGCCCCCCCCTCAGCGAGGTGTCTGCGCCCCTCAAAACCCCCCCTCCGGCTCGCCCCCGCGGGCGTGTCTGCGCTGGGACTGGGCGGCGACCTGTCCACGCGTGTTTATACCGCCGGCGTGTTCCCCGTGAGCCCGTGTTGCACATTAACGTGGACGAAGGCGGAGGTCCTCTTTCCACCAGACGGGGGCGATTTTtcgactttttttaaaaaaaaacaacaaatttatttccttttctcaAACAAATAGCAGGGAATCGCCGAACAGACAACTTTCCCTTCGTGTGCCGTATACATACTACCCCCCCAAAACCGTCTAGGTGAGACCATCTCGTCAGGCTTCAACAGAACGAGGTTCCATAGcgatcacacctgaagaaacgtcgtgtttttttctttcttctcttcccCGCTGGAATAAAACCTCCTACTTGCTCCGCTGCATAACCCCTAGTGCGTTTCGTGCAGGCGCATTTTCTCTTTCAAATGTCATTTTGAACcccttccaaaataaaaaaaagacagtttGTTTTGCCTTTACACGGTCAGCGGTGGCACGGAGGTGTTTTTCGGTCTCCCAGCCGGGAGGcaggcggcggcgggggggtCCTGCGTGTCTCGGATCGGCCAGTTTATCCGCGCGGGGTGAGGGGATCACGCGGTTCTGGCGGTCCGGACACTGACCGGGTCACCACACCGCCACGACAGGTCCCTCGGACAGTTTGTAACAGAAACTGAACCGAAGCGCATTCTTGCAGGTGTGACGCAGTTCTCCGGCAGCCCTAGGGTGCAGGTGTTTATTTAGAAAGTCCCTCCTCCTCGTGTGCAGAGGGTGTCTTCGACCTTCTACTCAGAATTGTCCGGTAAATCGCCTGTCCTGTTGTGACTGGCAAACCCCTCGCTGAGCACCTACcactaacacactgacactactcactaatcactgtctcATTCACcactaacacactgacactactcactaatcactgtctcATTCACcactaacacactgacaccactcactaatcactgtctcATTCACCACTGtctcactaatcactgtctcATTCACcactaacacactgacaccactgtctcactaatcactgtctcATTCACcactaacacactgacaccactcactaatcactgtctcATTCACcactaacacactgacaccactcactaatcactgtctcATTCACCACTGtctcactaatcactgtctcATTCACcactaacacactgacaccactcactaatcactgtctcactaatcactgtctcATTCACcactaacacactgacaccactcactaatcactgtctcATTCACCACTGtctcactaatcactgtctcATTCACCACTGTCTCACTGACACCactcactaatcactgtctcATTCACCACTGtctcactaatcactgtctcATTCACCACTGTCTCACTGACACCactcactaatcactgtctcATTCACCACTGTCTCACTGACACCACTGtctcactaatcactgtctcATTCACcactaacacactgacaccactcactaatcactgtctcATTCACCACTGtctcactaatcactgtctcATTCACcactaacacactgacaccactcactaatcactgtctcATTCACCACTGtctcactaatcactgtctcATTCACCACTGTCTCACTGACACCactcactaatcactgtctcATTCACCACTGtctcactaatcactgtctcATTCACCACTGTCTCACTGACACCactcactaatcactgtctcATTCACCACTGtctcactaatcactgtctcATTCACCACTGTCTCACTGACACCactcactaatcactgtctcATTCACCACTGtctcactaatcactgtctcATTCACcactaacacactgacaccactcactaatcactgtctcATTCACcactaacacactgacaccactcactaatcactgtctcATTCACCACTGtctcactaatcactgtctcATTCACCACTGTCTCATTCACcactaacacactgacaccactcactaatcactgtctcGGGTGTGGTTTCTTTACCGGTGGCCGTGGAGATGGATCATCCCACAGGACCGATTGTTTTtaacagcttaaaaaaaaaaaaaaaaggcggaAAATGACGCCAACTGTGGATCCCAGCCGTTGCGCGATCCGGGAATGAATGCGTCTAGATACCCGAAAGTCCGTGCTGTCCGGCAGGTGGCGTTCGTTTTGAAAACCGCGTCCCATTCCCCTGTCGCGCCGGGCAGGCGAACGGCGAACGGCAGTGCCTACAACTCCCACGATCCCTTGCGGTGGGCCGAGACGGACAGACGTCCTGGCCCAGATGTCTTATAAATCCACGAGTCACAACCCCTGTGACGTCCCCCTGCGGAGCGACTGTGCTGAATCTAGGGCGTTCCGGGCGGTGTGGCTGTCTTGAGTGTGTACGGGCGTCCCGGCCAGTGACGCTGGCGGTTTTCTGTCTCCCTCTCAGACGCTCACCGCACGCTCACTGTTAAGGGGGACCCGGCTGGAAAGAGAGACGTCCTGGAGGAGAATTCCCATATCCAACAGCCACTTGAGGCTCAATACAGTGCGTTCACTCCGTGGCGGCGTTacgtgctgtgtgtctgtactgtgtgtgtctgtgctgtgtgtgtctgtactgtgtgtgtgtgtctgtactgtactgtgtgtgtgtctgtactgtgtgtgtctgtgctgtactgtgtgtgtgtctatactgtgtgtgtctgtactgtactgtgtgtgtgtgtctgtactgtgtgtgtctgtgctgtactctgtgtgtgtgtctgtactgtgtgtatctgtgctgtactgtgtcagtctgtgctgtgtgtatgtgttctgtactgtgtgtgtatatatactatattttgtgtgtctgtactgtactgtgtgagtctgtgctgtactgtgtctctgctgtgtgtatctgtgctgtattgtgtgtttctgtactgtactgtgtgtgcctgtactgtgctgtgtatatatactatactgtgcgtggctgtgctgtgcgtgtctgtacctgtgtgtgccagtgctgtactgtgtgtgtgtatatatactgtactgtgtgtgtcagtgctgtactgtgtgtgtgtatatactgtactgtgtgtgccggtgctgtactgtgtgtgtgtgcagtgtgtgtgtacagtgttgtGTTGAccctgtcccctctctctcagactcGGCTACAGAGGACTCGGTTCTCCAGACTGTTCTGGACTTCATATCATACCTGCGCCTGAAAGGTAACAGTCTGTCGGTTAGCCTGACTGTGCATCTTACAAAACGAGGAACTTTTCCTGCCATTTTCCTTCCTCCTCTTTCAGAGCTGGGAGCACTGGAGAATGTGAACGTCCCTTACACCTCTGACGAAATGCGTGCTTAGTTCTGCTGCCTCCACTTCTCTTTATTTGTCCTCATCATCCTCctttctctccccctctccactCTCCCTGACTggctcctcccctctctcctcctcccactCTGACTggctcctcccctctctcctccaccCCACTGATTggctcctcccctctctcctcctcccactCTGACTggctcctcccctctctcctccaccCCACTCTGATTggctcctcccctctctcctcctcccactCTGATTggctcctcccctctctcctccaccCCACTCTGACTggctcctcccctctctcctccaccCCACTCTGATTggctcctcccctctctcctcctcccactCTGACTggctcctcccctctctcctccaccCCACTCTGATTggctcctcccctctctcctcctcccactCTGACTggctcctcccctctctcctccaccCCACTCTGACTggctcctcccctctctccctcatcgaactctctctctctccacctccATGTAtaaaaagcaacaacaacaagacACCAGGCAACATCATCGTCAGCAGGGGACACGCCACCCACCCACTCTCCTTCCTTACGCCAGTGAATTGTTCGTGGACAGTAATTAGTGTGAGGAGTCTCTGTCTGGGAGGGTGCCATTTGcgtgcctgtctctctccctctctcccccacaCTCTTTCTCACTCCCTAcatcttcctctccctctctctctccctctctctctcctctctctcttctctctctcctttctctctcccctctttctcccctctttctcctctctctctcctctctctcccctctctctttcccctctctctctcctctctctcctctcactcctctctctcctctctctctcccccctctctctcccctctctccctctctcccccacaCTCTTTCTCACTCCCTAcatcttcctctccctctctctcccccctctttctctcccctctttctcctctctctcctctctcctctccctctcggTCTGTTCTTTCGGATTAACTGCCCATCTGTCCGGTCAGACAGACCGACTGCGAGACAGCCTCGGACAGATGGGGGCAGCCATGTCCACAGGCTCTTGCAGGGGGAGACTCTGTGAGCGTCTGTGGCAGTCTCCGCGCAGACAGAGGCACGGACGCTGTCCTTCGTCAGAACCAGCTCGTCAGAACCCTCTCTGTGTAGCTTCACAGTGCCAGCACCAGCACCTGCAGTGGGTGGAGGGACTGGGGCTGTTTCTCCCTGGAGTGTCGGTGGTAGTGGTTTTAAATTAACAGTCCGATTCAATTCCCGAAACCCTCTCTGTGGTCAGAAACACCTGCATTCGGCTCTGTAAATATCGGAATGCATACTGTATCCGTACGAGTATAGAGtgaagaaaaaagaataaaaacgaGTCAAGAGAAACTCAGGGGTTCGTGTTTCCAGCTTTTACTGTGTTCTACTGTAAATAACTCCACTGATCACACACGGTCACAGTCACTGGAGGGGCACAGACACAGGATCCTGGGAAAGAGAGCCTTGGACAGATAGGAGTGTCTCTCCCCAAACCCTCCTTCCTCTtttcaagagagagagagggagggtggagtacagagggagagaggga is part of the Lepisosteus oculatus isolate fLepOcu1 chromosome 7, fLepOcu1.hap2, whole genome shotgun sequence genome and encodes:
- the LOC138240740 gene encoding galanin peptides-like — its product is MQRGRAVLCVSLVLSGILSESLGLALTARDRRGWTLNSAGYLLGPHAHRTLTVKGDPAGKRDVLEENSHIQQPLEAQYNSATEDSVLQTVLDFISYLRLKELGALENVNVPYTSDEMRA